In the Oryzias latipes chromosome 9, ASM223467v1 genome, one interval contains:
- the ascc2 gene encoding activating signal cointegrator 1 complex subunit 2 isoform X2 yields the protein MACAGVPLDEQQVTEADALGQERTRPALHPDRKEERCFVPYRAPPEGGSSAEVEEFLELARFLVEDLEWLLSLPHDRFWCQVVFDESLQRCLDSYLHHAPRSIDLGGAPASPTVAEVQRSLHKLVFLTFVRMATHKESKENFFTPAVFGEILYDNFLFDIPKILDLCVLFGKGNGSLLQKMIGNVFMQQPSYYKDLDATIPSVLQVFDTILGKCGLQSEGAIEPVKLNTHHRVTAASMKPQDLADIISYLCDAVSTVHAFLDIFPAACTSFHSHGFLSRLSSFYESAVPELETAVRKRSFEEESLQEELWRRLSHSCRRMVETAHLLLHHTCLQPILEGKENMQTFAEELLQLFSSFLPEKRFLVDYDEQFPLADDISLLQQALPDTDETRTSYLLQGVQSAWDSVGRLRAHRHPEADRGAAGGAAASAAAGVPREPQEEQLGGAAAQLDVPLKGNAAACPVGGAELDSLLSCIRDLLPDLGDGFLLACLQEYNYNAELVINNILEDRLPPALNQLDRATPRPVKEELPAVLNSRSNVFDDDEFDVFRRDQLDMSRVWKGRRKAENVRETLNDKQHIAQQRARYRAYETVVDEVLIGPGDAADAAYSLDDYDDEYDDTYDVNQVGANDLDGDSLLSRRPFTVPQVLRTGTKDEEQNDEDQEEDGAPENHASRDQFVQDPALLRERAEARRAATQQRKRVPPERPGNVVGRPKGQGQTTETFLDRRKKEMNKSRVANHSRRSMADRKRNKGMIPS from the exons ATGGCCTGTGCTGGAGTGCCGCTGGATGAGCAGCAGGTGACGGAGGCCGACGCGCTCGGACAGGAGCGCACGCGTCCCGCTCTG cACCCGGACAGGAAGGAGGAGCGCTGCTTCGTGCCTTACAGAGCGCCTCCGGAAGGCGGTTCCTCCGCCGAGGTGGAGGAGTTCCTGGAACTTGCCAGATTCCTGGTGGAGGATCTAGAGTGGCTTTTGTCTCTGCCTCATGACAGGTTCTGGTGTCAG GTGGTGTTCGACGAGTCCCTGCAGAGGTGCCTGGACTCGTACCTCCATCACGCCCCGCGCAGCATCGACCTGGGCGGCGCCCCCGCCTCCCCGACGGTGGCTGAGGTGCAGCGGTCCCTCCACAAGCTCGTCTTCCTCACCTTCGTCAGGATGGCCACTCATAAGGAGTCTAAG GAGAATTTTTTCACGCCAGCCGTGTTCGGAGAAATCCTCTACGACAACTTCCTGTTCGACATTCCAAAGATCCTGGATCTGTGTGTTCTGTTCGGAAAGGGGAACGGCTcgctgctgcagaagatgatCG GGAACGTTTTCATGCAGCAGCCGTCCTACTACAAGGACCTGGACGCCACCATCCCCAGCGTGCTGCAG GTGTTTGACACCATCTTGGGGAAGTGTGGCCTTCAGAGCGAAGGCGCCATTGAGCCCGTCAAGCTGAACACTCATCATCGCGTCACGGCCGCCAGCATGAAGCCGCAG GACCTGGCGGACATCATCTCGTACCTGTGCGACGCTGTCAGCACCGTCCACGCCTTCCTGGACATCTTCCCCGCCGCCTGCACCAGCTTCCACTCCCACGGCTTCCTCAGCAG ACTGAGCTCCTTCTACGAGAGCGCCGTGCCTGAGCTGGAGACggctgtgaggaagaggagtttCGAGGAGGAGAG CCTGCAGGAGGAGCTGTGGAGGAGGCTGAGTCACTCCTGCAGGAGGATGGTGGAGActgctcacctgctgctgcaccACACCTGCCTGCAGCCCATCCTGGAGGG GAAGGAAAACATGCAGACGTTTGcggaggagctgctgcagcttttctcctcttttctgccGGAGAAGCG GTTCCTGGTGGACTATGACGAGCAGTTCCCCCTCGCCGACGACATCAGCCTCCTCCAGCAAGCCCTGCCCGACAC AGATGAAACCAGGACGTCCTACCTGCTGCAGGGGGTGCAGAGCGCGTGGGACAGCGTGGGCCGGCTGAGAGCTCACCGTCACCCTGAGGCTGACCGGGGAGCGGCAGGAGGCGCGGCTGCCAGTGCGGCCGCCGGCGTCCCCAGGGAACCTCAAGAGGAGCAGCTGGGGGGGGCGGCAGCCCAGCTGGACGTGCCCCTCAAGGGAAAC GCGGCGGCGTGCCCGGTGGGCGGGGCTGAGCTGGATTCCCTCCTGTCCTGCATTAGAGACCTCCTTCCTGACCTGGGGGACGGCTTCCTGCTGGCCTGCCTGCAGGAGTACAACTACAACGCCGAGTTGGTCATCAACAACATCCTGGAGGACCGCCTTCCCCCCGCCCTGAACCAACTGGACCGAGCCACGCCCCG GCCGGTGAAGGAGGAGCTTCCTGCCGTCCTGAACAGCAGATCCAACGTCTTTGATGACGACGAGTTCGACGTCTTTCGCAG GGATCAGCTGGACATGTCCCGAGTGTGGAAAGGCCGGAG GAAAGCTGAGAATGTCCGCGAGACGCTGAATGACAAGCAGCACATCGCCCAGCAGAGGGCGCGCTACCGGGCCTACGAAACGGTGGTGGACGAGGTCCTCATCGGACCCGGAGACGCCGCCGATGCCGCGTACAGCCTGGACGACTACGACGATGAGTACGACGACACGTATGACGTGAACCAAGTGGGAGCCAACGACCTGGATGGAGACAGTCTGCTCAGCAGGAG ACCCTTCACGGTCCCTCAGGTCCTGAGGACAGGAACCAAAGACGAGGAGCAGAACGATGAAGATCAAGAGGAGGATGGGGCTCCTGAG AACCACGCCAGCAGAGACCAGTTCGTGCAGGACCCGGCGCTCCTGCGGGAGAGGGCGGAGGCCCGGAGGGCCGCCACGCAGCAGAGGAAACG CGTCCCGCCGGAGCGTCCCGGTAACGTGGTGGGCCGGCCCAAAGGCCAAGGCCAAACCACCGAAACCTTTCTGGACCGACGCAAGAAGGAGATGAACAAGAGCCGCGTGGCCAATCACAGCCGGCGCTCCATGGCCGACCGCAAGAGGAACAAGGGCATGATTCCCTCCTGA
- the ascc2 gene encoding activating signal cointegrator 1 complex subunit 2 isoform X1: MACAGVPLDEQQVTEADALGQERTRPALHPDRKEERCFVPYRAPPEGGSSAEVEEFLELARFLVEDLEWLLSLPHDRFWCQVVFDESLQRCLDSYLHHAPRSIDLGGAPASPTVAEVQRSLHKLVFLTFVRMATHKESKENFFTPAVFGEILYDNFLFDIPKILDLCVLFGKGNGSLLQKMIGNVFMQQPSYYKDLDATIPSVLQVFDTILGKCGLQSEGAIEPVKLNTHHRVTAASMKPQDLADIISYLCDAVSTVHAFLDIFPAACTSFHSHGFLSRLSSFYESAVPELETAVRKRSFEEESLQEELWRRLSHSCRRMVETAHLLLHHTCLQPILEGKENMQTFAEELLQLFSSFLPEKRFLVDYDEQFPLADDISLLQQALPDTDETRTSYLLQGVQSAWDSVGRLRAHRHPEADRGAAGGAAASAAAGVPREPQEEQLGGAAAQLDVPLKGNAAACPVGGAELDSLLSCIRDLLPDLGDGFLLACLQEYNYNAELVINNILEDRLPPALNQLDRATPRPVKEELPAVLNSRSNVFDDDEFDVFRRDQLDMSRVWKGRRKAENVRETLNDKQHIAQQRARYRAYETVVDEVLIGPGDAADAAYSLDDYDDEYDDTYDVNQVGANDLDGDSLLSRRPFTVPQVLRTGTKDEEQNDEDQEEDGAPENHASRDQFVQDPALLRERAEARRAATQQRKRVPPERPGNVVGRPKGQGQTTETFLDRRKKEMNKSRVANHSRRSMADRKRNKGMIPS, encoded by the exons ATGGCCTGTGCTGGAGTGCCGCTGGATGAGCAGCAGGTGACGGAGGCCGACGCGCTCGGACAGGAGCGCACGCGTCCCGCTCTG cACCCGGACAGGAAGGAGGAGCGCTGCTTCGTGCCTTACAGAGCGCCTCCGGAAGGCGGTTCCTCCGCCGAGGTGGAGGAGTTCCTGGAACTTGCCAGATTCCTGGTGGAGGATCTAGAGTGGCTTTTGTCTCTGCCTCATGACAGGTTCTGGTGTCAG GTGGTGTTCGACGAGTCCCTGCAGAGGTGCCTGGACTCGTACCTCCATCACGCCCCGCGCAGCATCGACCTGGGCGGCGCCCCCGCCTCCCCGACGGTGGCTGAGGTGCAGCGGTCCCTCCACAAGCTCGTCTTCCTCACCTTCGTCAGGATGGCCACTCATAAGGAGTCTAAG GAGAATTTTTTCACGCCAGCCGTGTTCGGAGAAATCCTCTACGACAACTTCCTGTTCGACATTCCAAAGATCCTGGATCTGTGTGTTCTGTTCGGAAAGGGGAACGGCTcgctgctgcagaagatgatCG GGAACGTTTTCATGCAGCAGCCGTCCTACTACAAGGACCTGGACGCCACCATCCCCAGCGTGCTGCAG GTGTTTGACACCATCTTGGGGAAGTGTGGCCTTCAGAGCGAAGGCGCCATTGAGCCCGTCAAGCTGAACACTCATCATCGCGTCACGGCCGCCAGCATGAAGCCGCAG GACCTGGCGGACATCATCTCGTACCTGTGCGACGCTGTCAGCACCGTCCACGCCTTCCTGGACATCTTCCCCGCCGCCTGCACCAGCTTCCACTCCCACGGCTTCCTCAGCAG ACTGAGCTCCTTCTACGAGAGCGCCGTGCCTGAGCTGGAGACggctgtgaggaagaggagtttCGAGGAGGAGAG CCTGCAGGAGGAGCTGTGGAGGAGGCTGAGTCACTCCTGCAGGAGGATGGTGGAGActgctcacctgctgctgcaccACACCTGCCTGCAGCCCATCCTGGAGGG GAAGGAAAACATGCAGACGTTTGcggaggagctgctgcagcttttctcctcttttctgccGGAGAAGCG GTTCCTGGTGGACTATGACGAGCAGTTCCCCCTCGCCGACGACATCAGCCTCCTCCAGCAAGCCCTGCCCGACAC AGATGAAACCAGGACGTCCTACCTGCTGCAGGGGGTGCAGAGCGCGTGGGACAGCGTGGGCCGGCTGAGAGCTCACCGTCACCCTGAGGCTGACCGGGGAGCGGCAGGAGGCGCGGCTGCCAGTGCGGCCGCCGGCGTCCCCAGGGAACCTCAAGAGGAGCAGCTGGGGGGGGCGGCAGCCCAGCTGGACGTGCCCCTCAAGGGAAAC GCGGCGGCGTGCCCGGTGGGCGGGGCTGAGCTGGATTCCCTCCTGTCCTGCATTAGAGACCTCCTTCCTGACCTGGGGGACGGCTTCCTGCTGGCCTGCCTGCAGGAGTACAACTACAACGCCGAGTTGGTCATCAACAACATCCTGGAGGACCGCCTTCCCCCCGCCCTGAACCAACTGGACCGAGCCACGCCCCG GCCGGTGAAGGAGGAGCTTCCTGCCGTCCTGAACAGCAGATCCAACGTCTTTGATGACGACGAGTTCGACGTCTTTCGCAGGGATCAGCTGGACATGTCCCGAGTGTGGAAAGGCCGGAG GAAAGCTGAGAATGTCCGCGAGACGCTGAATGACAAGCAGCACATCGCCCAGCAGAGGGCGCGCTACCGGGCCTACGAAACGGTGGTGGACGAGGTCCTCATCGGACCCGGAGACGCCGCCGATGCCGCGTACAGCCTGGACGACTACGACGATGAGTACGACGACACGTATGACGTGAACCAAGTGGGAGCCAACGACCTGGATGGAGACAGTCTGCTCAGCAGGAG ACCCTTCACGGTCCCTCAGGTCCTGAGGACAGGAACCAAAGACGAGGAGCAGAACGATGAAGATCAAGAGGAGGATGGGGCTCCTGAG AACCACGCCAGCAGAGACCAGTTCGTGCAGGACCCGGCGCTCCTGCGGGAGAGGGCGGAGGCCCGGAGGGCCGCCACGCAGCAGAGGAAACG CGTCCCGCCGGAGCGTCCCGGTAACGTGGTGGGCCGGCCCAAAGGCCAAGGCCAAACCACCGAAACCTTTCTGGACCGACGCAAGAAGGAGATGAACAAGAGCCGCGTGGCCAATCACAGCCGGCGCTCCATGGCCGACCGCAAGAGGAACAAGGGCATGATTCCCTCCTGA
- the slc39a14 gene encoding zinc transporter ZIP14 isoform X2, which yields MLGRGAHGRPTLPPALVFAVVVLLSCIGRMTGQGEGEAQSAAQVLQDLLARYGDNSTITVPQLRSLLAILSQGHGDGNGSDVAESTPAAPPRTNSSKCLPADTLALYSISERSRLDGRGLQKLCPTMLQQLSAGSCRAEPEAGLSTDSASRPTDAEVWGYGILCVTLISLCSLIGASVVPFMRKTFYKRLLLYFIALAIGTLYSNALFQLIPEAFGFDPLVDFYVSKSAVVFGGFYLFFFTEKVLKVLLKQKRGSHAHFSAPDHYSAPDGDAEKLQQNGEAGALARDKVDSGEGELMLSPPQTLQDPQSPDTRGRSSSHGGCYWLKRTAYSDIGTLAWMITLSDGLHNFIDGLAIGASFTASVFQGVSTSVAILCEEFPHELGDFVILLNAGMSIQQALFFNFLSACCCYLGMGFGILAGNSFSPNWIFALAGGMFLYIALADMFPEMNEVSREEEDAGGKRFLITFAIQNAGLLTGFSIMLLLTMYSGHIQLG from the exons ATGCTTGGCCGGGGCGCTCATGGACGTCCGACATTGCCGCCGGCGTTGGTCTTTGCTGTGGTCGTCTTACTGTCTTGCATTGGGCGGATGACGGGTCAGGGGGAGGGCGAAGCACAGTCGGCTGCTCAGGTTCTGCAGGACCTGCTGGCCCGTTACGGGGACAACAGCACCATCACGGTGCCTCAGCTGCGCTCTCTGCTCGCCATCCTCAGCCAGGGTCACGGCGATGGCAACGGCAGCGACGTGGCTGAGAGCACGCCCGCTGCCCCCCCCAGAACCAACAGCTCAAAG TGCCTGCCTGCAGACACGCTGGCGCTCTACAGCATCAGCGAGCGCTCCCGGCTGGACGGACGCGGTTTGCAGAAGCTCTGCCCCACCATgctgcagcagctgtctgcTGGGAGCTGCAGGGCGGAGCCAGAGGCGGGGCTGAGCACTGACTCCGCCTCCAGGCCAACAGACGCAGAAG TGTGGGGTTATGGGATCCTGTGCGTGACGCTGATCTCGCTGTGCTCGCTGATCGGAGCCAGCGTGGTGCCCTTCATGAGGAAAACCTTTTACAAGCGGCTGCTGCTTTACTTCATAGCCCTGGCCATTGGCACGCTCTACTCCAACGCCCTGTTTCAGCTCATCCCAGAG GCCTTTGGGTTTGACCCCTTGGTGGACTTCTACGTGTCCAAGTCTGCTGTGGTGTTTGGAGGCTTCTACTTGTTCTTCTTCACCGAAAAAGTCCTGAAGGTTCTTCTCAAGCAGAAACGAGGG AGCCACGCCCACTTCTCTGCTCCGGACCATTACTCCGCCCCCGACGGCGACGcggagaagctgcagcagaacgGGGAAGCCGGCGCTTTGGCTCGAGACAAAGTGGACTCTGGGGAGGGGGAGCTGATGCTCAGCCCCCCGCAGACGCTGCAG GACCCGCAGAGTCCAGACACCAGGGGGCGCTCCAGCAGCCACGGGGGCTGCTACTGGCTGAAGAGGACGGCCTACTCGGACATCGGGACGCTGGCCTGGATGATCACGCTGAGCGACGGCCTGCACAACTTCATCGATGGGCTGGCCATCGGCGCCTCCTTCACGGCGTCCGTCTTCCAGGGCGTCAGCACCTCCGTGGCCATCCTGTGTGAGGAGTTCCCTCACGAGCTGG GAGACTTCGTGATCCTGCTGAACGCCGGCATGAGCATCCAGCAGGCGCTCTTCTTCAACTTCCTGTCCGCCTGCTGCTGCTACCTGGGAATGGGCTTCGGGATTCTGGCCGGGAACAGCTTCTCCCCCAACTGGATCTTCGCCCTGGCGGGGGGGATGTTCCTGTACATCGCGCTGGCAGACATG TTCCCAGAGATGAACGAAGTGAGTCgggaggaggaggacgccggCGGGAAGCGCTTCCTCATCACCTTCGCCATCCAGAACGCCGGCCTCCTGACGGGCTTCTCCATCATGCTTCTCCTCACCATGTACTCGGGACACATCCAGCTGGG GTAG
- the slc39a14 gene encoding zinc transporter ZIP14 isoform X3, whose product MLGRGAHGRPTLPPALVFAVVVLLSCIGRMTGQGEGEAQSAAQVLQDLLARYGDNSTITVPQLRSLLAILSQGHGDGNGSDVAESTPAAPPRTNSSKCLPADTLALYSISERSRLDGRGLQKLCPTMLQQLSAGSCRAEPEAGLSTDSASRPTDAEVWGFSFLSVTLISAFSLTGVFVAPLMKTRHAKHALAFFMALAIGTLLSTAVLQLLPEAFGFDPLVDFYVSKSAVVFGGFYLFFFTEKVLKVLLKQKRGSHAHFSAPDHYSAPDGDAEKLQQNGEAGALARDKVDSGEGELMLSPPQTLQDPQSPDTRGRSSSHGGCYWLKRTAYSDIGTLAWMITLSDGLHNFIDGLAIGASFTASVFQGVSTSVAILCEEFPHELGDFVILLNAGMSIQQALFFNFLSACCCYLGMGFGILAGNSFSPNWIFALAGGMFLYIALADMFPEMNEVSREEEDAGGKRFLITFAIQNAGLLTGFSIMLLLTMYSGHIQLG is encoded by the exons ATGCTTGGCCGGGGCGCTCATGGACGTCCGACATTGCCGCCGGCGTTGGTCTTTGCTGTGGTCGTCTTACTGTCTTGCATTGGGCGGATGACGGGTCAGGGGGAGGGCGAAGCACAGTCGGCTGCTCAGGTTCTGCAGGACCTGCTGGCCCGTTACGGGGACAACAGCACCATCACGGTGCCTCAGCTGCGCTCTCTGCTCGCCATCCTCAGCCAGGGTCACGGCGATGGCAACGGCAGCGACGTGGCTGAGAGCACGCCCGCTGCCCCCCCCAGAACCAACAGCTCAAAG TGCCTGCCTGCAGACACGCTGGCGCTCTACAGCATCAGCGAGCGCTCCCGGCTGGACGGACGCGGTTTGCAGAAGCTCTGCCCCACCATgctgcagcagctgtctgcTGGGAGCTGCAGGGCGGAGCCAGAGGCGGGGCTGAGCACTGACTCCGCCTCCAGGCCAACAGACGCAGAAG TGTGGGGGTTCTCTTTCCTGAGCGTGACGCTGATTAGTGCCTTTTCCCTCACCGGAGTCTTCGTTGCGCCTCTGATGAAGACGCGTCACGCCAAGCACGCGCTGGCGTTCTTCATGGCTCTGGCCATCGGCACGCTGCTGTCCACGGCcgtcctgcagctgctccccGAG GCCTTTGGGTTTGACCCCTTGGTGGACTTCTACGTGTCCAAGTCTGCTGTGGTGTTTGGAGGCTTCTACTTGTTCTTCTTCACCGAAAAAGTCCTGAAGGTTCTTCTCAAGCAGAAACGAGGG AGCCACGCCCACTTCTCTGCTCCGGACCATTACTCCGCCCCCGACGGCGACGcggagaagctgcagcagaacgGGGAAGCCGGCGCTTTGGCTCGAGACAAAGTGGACTCTGGGGAGGGGGAGCTGATGCTCAGCCCCCCGCAGACGCTGCAG GACCCGCAGAGTCCAGACACCAGGGGGCGCTCCAGCAGCCACGGGGGCTGCTACTGGCTGAAGAGGACGGCCTACTCGGACATCGGGACGCTGGCCTGGATGATCACGCTGAGCGACGGCCTGCACAACTTCATCGATGGGCTGGCCATCGGCGCCTCCTTCACGGCGTCCGTCTTCCAGGGCGTCAGCACCTCCGTGGCCATCCTGTGTGAGGAGTTCCCTCACGAGCTGG GAGACTTCGTGATCCTGCTGAACGCCGGCATGAGCATCCAGCAGGCGCTCTTCTTCAACTTCCTGTCCGCCTGCTGCTGCTACCTGGGAATGGGCTTCGGGATTCTGGCCGGGAACAGCTTCTCCCCCAACTGGATCTTCGCCCTGGCGGGGGGGATGTTCCTGTACATCGCGCTGGCAGACATG TTCCCAGAGATGAACGAAGTGAGTCgggaggaggaggacgccggCGGGAAGCGCTTCCTCATCACCTTCGCCATCCAGAACGCCGGCCTCCTGACGGGCTTCTCCATCATGCTTCTCCTCACCATGTACTCGGGACACATCCAGCTGGGGTAG
- the slc39a14 gene encoding zinc transporter ZIP14 isoform X1, which produces MLGRGAHGRPTLPPALVFAVVVLLSCIGRMTGQGEGEAQSAAQVLQDLLARYGDNSTITVPQLRSLLAILSQGHGDGNGSDVAESTPAAPPRTNSSKCLPADTLALYSISERSRLDGRGLQKLCPTMLQQLSAGSCRAEPEAGLSTDSASRPTDAEVWGYGILCVTLISLCSLIGASVVPFMRKTFYKRLLLYFIALAIGTLYSNALFQLIPEAFGFDPLVDFYVSKSAVVFGGFYLFFFTEKVLKVLLKQKRGSHAHFSAPDHYSAPDGDAEKLQQNGEAGALARDKVDSGEGELMLSPPQTLQDPQSPDTRGRSSSHGGCYWLKRTAYSDIGTLAWMITLSDGLHNFIDGLAIGASFTASVFQGVSTSVAILCEEFPHELGDFVILLNAGMSIQQALFFNFLSACCCYLGMGFGILAGNSFSPNWIFALAGGMFLYIALADMFPEMNEVSREEEDAGGKRFLITFAIQNAGLLTGFSIMLLLTMYSGHIQLG; this is translated from the exons ATGCTTGGCCGGGGCGCTCATGGACGTCCGACATTGCCGCCGGCGTTGGTCTTTGCTGTGGTCGTCTTACTGTCTTGCATTGGGCGGATGACGGGTCAGGGGGAGGGCGAAGCACAGTCGGCTGCTCAGGTTCTGCAGGACCTGCTGGCCCGTTACGGGGACAACAGCACCATCACGGTGCCTCAGCTGCGCTCTCTGCTCGCCATCCTCAGCCAGGGTCACGGCGATGGCAACGGCAGCGACGTGGCTGAGAGCACGCCCGCTGCCCCCCCCAGAACCAACAGCTCAAAG TGCCTGCCTGCAGACACGCTGGCGCTCTACAGCATCAGCGAGCGCTCCCGGCTGGACGGACGCGGTTTGCAGAAGCTCTGCCCCACCATgctgcagcagctgtctgcTGGGAGCTGCAGGGCGGAGCCAGAGGCGGGGCTGAGCACTGACTCCGCCTCCAGGCCAACAGACGCAGAAG TGTGGGGTTATGGGATCCTGTGCGTGACGCTGATCTCGCTGTGCTCGCTGATCGGAGCCAGCGTGGTGCCCTTCATGAGGAAAACCTTTTACAAGCGGCTGCTGCTTTACTTCATAGCCCTGGCCATTGGCACGCTCTACTCCAACGCCCTGTTTCAGCTCATCCCAGAG GCCTTTGGGTTTGACCCCTTGGTGGACTTCTACGTGTCCAAGTCTGCTGTGGTGTTTGGAGGCTTCTACTTGTTCTTCTTCACCGAAAAAGTCCTGAAGGTTCTTCTCAAGCAGAAACGAGGG AGCCACGCCCACTTCTCTGCTCCGGACCATTACTCCGCCCCCGACGGCGACGcggagaagctgcagcagaacgGGGAAGCCGGCGCTTTGGCTCGAGACAAAGTGGACTCTGGGGAGGGGGAGCTGATGCTCAGCCCCCCGCAGACGCTGCAG GACCCGCAGAGTCCAGACACCAGGGGGCGCTCCAGCAGCCACGGGGGCTGCTACTGGCTGAAGAGGACGGCCTACTCGGACATCGGGACGCTGGCCTGGATGATCACGCTGAGCGACGGCCTGCACAACTTCATCGATGGGCTGGCCATCGGCGCCTCCTTCACGGCGTCCGTCTTCCAGGGCGTCAGCACCTCCGTGGCCATCCTGTGTGAGGAGTTCCCTCACGAGCTGG GAGACTTCGTGATCCTGCTGAACGCCGGCATGAGCATCCAGCAGGCGCTCTTCTTCAACTTCCTGTCCGCCTGCTGCTGCTACCTGGGAATGGGCTTCGGGATTCTGGCCGGGAACAGCTTCTCCCCCAACTGGATCTTCGCCCTGGCGGGGGGGATGTTCCTGTACATCGCGCTGGCAGACATG TTCCCAGAGATGAACGAAGTGAGTCgggaggaggaggacgccggCGGGAAGCGCTTCCTCATCACCTTCGCCATCCAGAACGCCGGCCTCCTGACGGGCTTCTCCATCATGCTTCTCCTCACCATGTACTCGGGACACATCCAGCTGGGGTAG